DNA from Corynebacterium stationis:
GCGCCACCACTTCGCTGCGCCGAAACCTTCGCCGTAGGACAAATTGCGAGACTGGTAGAAGTCCTCGGTGCGCAGGTCATGAATGCCCGTGGACGAGACAGCCAGGGAGAAGTCGAAATACGGCAGCACGTCGAGCGTGCCAGGAGACATGCGCCAGCGCGGCGGGGCGAAAATATCAAACTCAAAGCCCAGCTTCGACATTTGCCGGGTCGCACCTTTCAGCCGCAGGTTGGCCTCATGGGCATCGAGGTTGGCAAATTCCGCGCGCCGGCCCTGTACTGCTTGGTCAAAGCCGTTAAGGATTAAAAGGCGCCCGGATTCTTGTTGTTCCTGCAGCCACTGCTTCGTGGTCGGGTCTTTGGCTAAGTGCCAGTTGCCGTCGATGTGCGGGGCCACCAGCAATGAAACAGGAACGCCCTCTTTATCCAGCTGGTTTATCAAACGCGCCGCGGACTTCCGGGTGTCGTCGAAGATAGATGAAATCGAAACCAGAAGATGCCCTTGCATGCCACCAATTATCACACAGGCAAGCTAACCCCGCGCGGCGAGCAGATAAATCTACTCCACTAAACCAGTAGCCTTGTTAATCGTCCAAGCATACTCAAAAGCTGTCTGGTGCCAGCGCGCATAGCGCCCGGAAACACCGCCGTGGCCAGCAGCCATTTCGGTCTTGAGCAAGAACTCACCGCCGGTGGCAACTTCGCGCAGCTTGGCGATCCACTTCGCTGGTTCCACGTACAGCACGCGCGTGTCATTGAGCGAGGTCACAGCCAGAATATCGGGATAATCCTGCGCCGAGACATTCTCATACGGAGCATAGGTTGCCATGTAGTCATAGACTTCCGGGTCGTGGTACGGGTCGCCCCATTCTTCCCACTCACCCACGGTCAGCGGCAGTTCGGGCTTCAAGATTGAGGTCAACGGGTCCACAAAAGGCACCACGGCTTGGATGCCCTTAAAGCGGTCAGGAGCCATATTCGCCACCGCGCCCACAAGCAGGCCACCAGCAGAACCACCTTCGGCAACAAGTACCTCTGGGCTGGTCAGTTGGTTGTTAATCAGATGGTCAGCAACATCGATGAAGTCGGTAAAGGTGTTCTTCTTCGCCATCAGCTTGCCCTCGTCGTACCACAGACGGCCCATCTCCCCGCCGCCGCGCACGTGCGCAACAACATAAAGCATGCCGCGGTCGAGCAAGGAAAGACGGGAGACAGAAAAGCCCGGGTCCATACTGGCTTCATAAGATCCATAGCCATACAGCAGCGCAGGACGTGGGCTATCGGTCGCAAGGTCTTTG
Protein-coding regions in this window:
- a CDS encoding DUF2334 domain-containing protein; protein product: MQGHLLVSISSIFDDTRKSAARLINQLDKEGVPVSLLVAPHIDGNWHLAKDPTTKQWLQEQQESGRLLILNGFDQAVQGRRAEFANLDAHEANLRLKGATRQMSKLGFEFDIFAPPRWRMSPGTLDVLPYFDFSLAVSSTGIHDLRTEDFYQSRNLSYGEGFGAAKWWRRSIISAAERGASRGNTVRLSVSGRNLGEKKVQHDFLRAIGKAIKAGAVPASYEVFAKCETV